From Luteococcus japonicus, one genomic window encodes:
- a CDS encoding DEAD/DEAH box helicase: MPTSARGFVELGVPGHLATALEARGITSPTPIQLATLPDSLAGRDVLGRGRTGSGKTFAFLLPCVARLEASSSRRMAKKPRALILAPTRELATQIEESLLPLEKTSALSSLTIFGGVGQNPQVRTLAKGVDVLIACPGRLLDLMGQGAVDLSAVEICILDEADHMADMGFLPMVKRILDKVPGNAQKMLFSATLDNGIDVLVKRYLHQPVTHEADSAESPVGTMDHHVLEVHKYDKAGILADLAAAPGKTILFTRTKHGAKKLAKQLLARGIPAVDLHGNLAQNARTRNMEAFHSGRVDTLVATDIAARGIHVDDVELVVHADPPTEHKAYLHRSGRTARAGKAGTVVTMVTPDQRGEVRGLMRAAKIRPTVSNGDRATLDELAPGERTFLSPADAEKAAYPQKTEQQAAGNGAGGNAGGGRSRGGNGGRGRGGAGRGQGGDAQESSGSRRGGRGRGGDSADRPESRRGGQARPAEAGRTEGRRSGTPRRGASAGASSAGSNGGVAAFSSSAGRRGRR, translated from the coding sequence GTGCCCACGTCTGCCCGCGGCTTCGTCGAACTCGGCGTTCCCGGACACCTGGCCACTGCCCTCGAGGCGCGGGGCATCACCAGCCCCACCCCGATCCAGCTCGCAACACTGCCCGACAGCCTCGCCGGCCGCGACGTGCTCGGCCGCGGCCGCACCGGTTCGGGCAAGACCTTCGCCTTCCTGCTGCCCTGCGTCGCCCGGCTGGAGGCCTCCTCCTCTCGTCGGATGGCCAAGAAGCCCCGGGCCCTGATCCTGGCCCCCACCCGTGAGCTGGCCACCCAGATCGAGGAATCCCTCCTCCCCCTGGAGAAGACCAGCGCCCTGAGCAGCCTCACCATCTTCGGTGGAGTAGGCCAGAACCCGCAGGTCCGCACCCTCGCGAAGGGCGTCGACGTGCTGATCGCCTGCCCCGGCCGCCTGCTCGACCTGATGGGCCAGGGCGCCGTCGACCTGTCCGCCGTGGAGATCTGCATCCTCGACGAGGCCGACCACATGGCCGACATGGGCTTCCTCCCCATGGTCAAGCGCATCCTGGACAAGGTGCCCGGCAATGCGCAGAAGATGCTCTTCAGCGCGACCCTGGACAATGGCATCGACGTGCTGGTCAAGCGCTACCTGCACCAGCCCGTCACCCACGAGGCCGATTCCGCCGAGAGCCCCGTCGGCACCATGGACCACCACGTGCTGGAGGTCCACAAGTACGACAAGGCCGGCATCCTCGCCGACCTGGCCGCGGCGCCGGGCAAGACCATCCTGTTCACCCGCACCAAGCACGGCGCCAAGAAGCTCGCCAAGCAGCTGCTGGCACGCGGCATCCCCGCGGTCGACCTGCACGGAAACCTCGCGCAGAATGCCCGCACCCGCAACATGGAGGCCTTCCACTCAGGCCGCGTCGACACCCTCGTCGCCACCGACATCGCCGCCCGTGGCATCCACGTCGACGACGTCGAACTGGTGGTGCACGCGGATCCGCCCACCGAGCACAAGGCCTACCTGCACCGCTCGGGCCGTACCGCCCGCGCCGGCAAGGCCGGAACCGTCGTCACCATGGTGACGCCCGACCAGCGCGGCGAGGTCCGTGGCCTGATGCGGGCCGCCAAGATCCGCCCCACCGTCAGCAATGGCGACCGCGCCACGCTCGACGAGCTGGCCCCCGGCGAGCGCACCTTCCTGTCACCCGCCGATGCCGAGAAGGCCGCCTACCCGCAGAAGACCGAGCAGCAGGCTGCCGGCAACGGCGCTGGCGGCAACGCCGGCGGTGGCCGCAGTCGTGGGGGCAATGGTGGCCGCGGGCGCGGTGGCGCAGGCCGTGGGCAGGGCGGCGACGCCCAGGAATCCAGCGGTTCGCGTCGTGGTGGCCGCGGGCGTGGTGGCGATTCCGCCGACCGCCCCGAGTCCCGTCGTGGCGGCCAGGCCCGCCCCGCCGAGGCCGGCCGCACCGAGGGACGTCGTTCCGGCACCCCCCGTCGCGGGGCCTCCGCGGGCGCCAGTTCTGCCGGCTCCAACGGTGGTGTCGCCGCATTCTCCAGCAGTGCGGGCCGTCGCGGCCGCCGCTGA
- a CDS encoding catalase, producing MASKRDPKYPTQPAPTNEVLPKDPIAPGGERHQQAKGRDDGLTTSQGGPVATNQNLATAGKRGPALLQDHVFRDKIFHFDHERIPERVVHARGSGAHGVFETYESLEDITCADIFARAGEKTEVFVRFSTVAGNKGSFDLARDVRGFAVKFYTQEGNWDLVGNNIPVFFIQDAFKFPDLVHAVKEAPDRGFPQAQSAHDNFWDFVSLMPESTHMLLWAMSDRGIPRSFRFMEGFGVHSYKFVNAKGEARFVKFHWKPLQGLQSVTWPEALSINGADPDFHRRDLWDSIQAGDFPEWELGVQVFDDEFADSFDFDVLDPTKLIPEELVPVRPIGKMTLNRTVASHFDETEQVAFMTQNIVRGIDFSDDPLLQGRNFSYLDTQLKRLGSTNFTQLPVNSPRCPVANFHRDGHMQTDLHTGRASYEPNSWTGDERGPRESEELGLRFEQQEVSGAKHQARAESFADHYSQAHQFWISQTEVEQQHIVAAFTFELSKCEVPQIRTRMLGNLRNVDEALAQRVADGLGMELPGASKPAVAPRKGLPASDALSILKNGPKDFKGRKLGLVVGEKTDADALKALVDAVIGAGGMVDVITPTVGGAKLSDGSQQPGAQFIKGTKAALYDAVALLVTEQAAEELADLPEARDFVTEAHVNCKFVGWNPEAKPLAVASGVAPDKGWVDLADAKAAVKAFGKLRFWERDVTAPAK from the coding sequence TTGGCCAGCAAGAGGGACCCCAAGTACCCCACACAGCCCGCCCCCACCAATGAGGTCCTGCCCAAGGACCCGATCGCGCCCGGCGGTGAGCGTCACCAGCAGGCGAAGGGCCGCGACGACGGCCTGACCACCAGCCAGGGTGGGCCGGTGGCCACCAACCAGAACCTGGCCACTGCCGGCAAGCGCGGCCCCGCACTGCTGCAGGACCACGTCTTCCGCGACAAGATCTTCCACTTCGACCATGAGCGCATCCCGGAGCGCGTGGTGCACGCCCGCGGCAGCGGCGCCCACGGCGTCTTCGAGACCTATGAGAGCCTCGAGGACATCACCTGCGCCGACATCTTCGCCCGCGCGGGGGAGAAGACCGAGGTCTTCGTCCGCTTCTCCACCGTCGCCGGGAACAAGGGCTCCTTCGACCTGGCCCGCGACGTGCGCGGCTTCGCGGTGAAGTTCTACACCCAGGAGGGCAACTGGGACCTGGTGGGCAACAACATCCCCGTCTTCTTCATCCAGGACGCCTTCAAGTTCCCGGATCTGGTGCACGCCGTCAAGGAGGCCCCCGACCGGGGCTTCCCGCAGGCGCAGAGCGCGCACGACAACTTCTGGGACTTCGTCAGCCTGATGCCGGAGAGCACCCACATGCTGTTGTGGGCCATGAGCGACCGCGGGATCCCGCGCTCCTTCCGCTTCATGGAGGGCTTCGGCGTCCACTCCTACAAGTTCGTCAATGCCAAGGGCGAGGCGCGTTTCGTGAAGTTCCACTGGAAGCCGCTGCAGGGCCTGCAGTCGGTGACCTGGCCGGAGGCGCTGAGCATCAACGGTGCAGACCCGGACTTCCACCGTCGTGACCTGTGGGACTCGATCCAGGCCGGGGACTTTCCGGAGTGGGAGCTGGGCGTGCAGGTCTTCGACGATGAGTTCGCCGACTCCTTCGACTTCGACGTGCTGGACCCGACCAAGCTGATCCCAGAGGAGCTGGTGCCCGTCCGCCCCATCGGCAAGATGACGCTCAACCGCACGGTCGCCAGCCACTTCGACGAGACCGAGCAGGTGGCCTTCATGACGCAGAACATCGTGCGCGGCATCGACTTCAGCGACGACCCGCTGCTGCAGGGCCGCAACTTCAGCTACCTGGACACGCAGCTCAAGCGCTTGGGCTCCACCAACTTCACCCAGCTGCCGGTGAACTCGCCGCGCTGCCCGGTGGCCAACTTCCACCGCGACGGCCACATGCAGACCGACCTGCACACCGGCCGCGCCAGCTATGAGCCGAACTCGTGGACCGGCGACGAGCGTGGCCCGCGCGAGAGCGAGGAGCTGGGACTGCGCTTCGAGCAGCAGGAGGTCAGCGGCGCCAAGCACCAGGCGCGTGCGGAGAGCTTCGCCGACCACTACTCGCAGGCACACCAGTTCTGGATCTCGCAGACCGAGGTGGAGCAGCAGCACATCGTCGCGGCCTTCACCTTCGAGCTGAGCAAGTGCGAGGTGCCGCAGATCCGCACCCGGATGCTCGGCAACCTGCGCAATGTCGACGAGGCGCTGGCCCAGCGGGTGGCCGACGGTCTGGGCATGGAGCTCCCCGGGGCCTCCAAGCCGGCCGTGGCGCCGCGCAAGGGCCTGCCCGCCTCGGATGCCCTCAGCATCCTGAAGAACGGGCCGAAGGACTTCAAGGGCCGAAAGCTGGGCCTGGTGGTGGGCGAGAAGACCGATGCCGATGCGCTGAAGGCCCTGGTGGATGCGGTCATCGGTGCCGGTGGCATGGTGGACGTGATCACCCCGACGGTCGGGGGTGCCAAGCTCTCCGACGGCTCGCAGCAGCCCGGCGCCCAGTTCATCAAGGGCACCAAGGCGGCGCTCTACGACGCCGTCGCCCTGCTGGTCACCGAGCAGGCTGCCGAGGAACTGGCCGACCTCCCGGAGGCGCGCGACTTCGTCACCGAGGCGCACGTGAACTGCAAGTTCGTCGGGTGGAACCCCGAGGCCAAGCCGCTGGCGGTGGCGTCGGGCGTCGCACCGGACAAGGGCTGGGTGGACCTGGCTGACGCGAAGGCCGCGGTGAAGGCCTTCGGCAAGCTTCGCTTCTGGGAGCGTGACGTCACCGCTCCCGCGAAGTAG
- a CDS encoding dioxygenase family protein, which translates to MTTETRQPILFLSHGAPPLADDATWTDQLHEWSKDFTRPKNILMISAHWEQAPTTVSGFEKKNPLVYDFWGFPQHYYTVEYDSPLAPDLAMDVAKLIATPDNPIQHDPHRGLDHGAYVPLVELFPEADVPVLQMSLPTLDARQLFEMGRKLGELRDQGTMIVGSGFTTHNLQWFNPSAPADATPPTASAEFDHWAAEAVATGEIDAILDFENRAPGAKIAHPRTEHWAPLYVALGAADATGELTNSQTAVDGFWYGLSKRSWQFN; encoded by the coding sequence ATGACCACCGAAACCCGCCAGCCCATCCTCTTCCTCAGCCACGGCGCCCCGCCGCTGGCCGATGACGCCACCTGGACGGACCAGCTGCACGAGTGGTCCAAGGACTTCACCCGGCCGAAGAACATCCTGATGATCTCCGCCCACTGGGAGCAGGCCCCCACCACCGTCAGCGGATTCGAGAAGAAGAACCCACTGGTGTACGACTTCTGGGGCTTTCCGCAGCACTACTACACCGTCGAGTACGACTCACCCTTGGCACCGGACCTCGCGATGGACGTCGCCAAGCTGATCGCCACGCCGGACAACCCCATCCAGCACGACCCCCATCGCGGGCTGGACCATGGCGCCTACGTCCCGCTGGTCGAGCTCTTCCCCGAGGCCGACGTCCCGGTGCTGCAGATGAGCCTGCCCACCCTGGACGCACGCCAGCTCTTCGAGATGGGCCGAAAGCTCGGCGAACTGCGTGACCAGGGCACGATGATCGTCGGCTCCGGCTTCACCACGCACAACCTGCAGTGGTTCAACCCGTCAGCCCCCGCCGACGCGACGCCGCCCACCGCGAGCGCCGAATTCGACCACTGGGCCGCCGAGGCCGTGGCCACGGGCGAAATCGACGCGATCCTGGACTTCGAGAACCGGGCACCCGGCGCGAAGATCGCCCACCCCCGCACCGAGCACTGGGCCCCGCTCTACGTCGCACTCGGCGCCGCCGACGCCACCGGGGAACTCACCAACAGCCAGACCGCCGTCGACGGCTTCTGGTACGGCCTGAGCAAGCGCTCGTGGCAGTTCAACTGA
- a CDS encoding FadR/GntR family transcriptional regulator: protein MSTSEPAPMTEPATQRAFETVLQHIESQILDGHLSVGDRLPAERDLALQLSVSRPAVREAIRTLEAQGVLASRVGSGARSGTHVISDRSQALGRLLRLQVALSQFPLDEVVVARIALERSSAQLAASPDADGPQLDEMESLLEAMEQTQNLDEFNSLDSRFHIAIARAGNNTLVGDLTQAVRESLRGPIMRAERSLDDWMGFRSQLCAEHQAIAEAIQAGDAPAAADCVEAHIRNAYAILPLTDPTGE from the coding sequence ATGAGCACGTCCGAGCCGGCCCCCATGACGGAACCCGCCACGCAGCGGGCCTTCGAGACCGTCCTGCAACACATCGAGAGCCAGATCCTCGATGGTCACCTGAGCGTCGGCGACCGCCTGCCCGCCGAGCGAGACCTCGCCCTGCAGCTGTCGGTCAGCCGCCCGGCGGTCCGCGAGGCGATCCGCACCCTGGAGGCCCAGGGCGTGCTGGCCAGCCGCGTGGGCAGCGGAGCCCGGTCCGGAACCCACGTGATCAGCGACCGCAGCCAGGCCCTTGGGCGACTGCTGCGCCTGCAGGTGGCGCTCAGCCAGTTCCCGCTCGACGAGGTGGTGGTGGCCCGCATCGCCCTGGAGCGCAGCAGCGCCCAACTGGCGGCCTCCCCCGACGCCGACGGCCCGCAGCTCGACGAGATGGAGTCACTCCTGGAGGCGATGGAGCAGACGCAGAACCTCGACGAGTTCAACAGCCTCGACTCGCGTTTCCACATCGCCATCGCCCGCGCCGGCAACAACACCCTGGTCGGAGACCTGACGCAGGCCGTCCGGGAGAGTCTGCGTGGCCCGATCATGCGCGCCGAACGCTCCCTGGACGACTGGATGGGCTTCCGCTCCCAGCTCTGCGCGGAGCACCAGGCCATTGCCGAGGCGATCCAAGCGGGCGACGCCCCCGCGGCGGCAGACTGCGTCGAGGCCCACATCCGCAATGCCTACGCGATTCTTCCCCTGACCGATCCCACCGGGGAATAA
- a CDS encoding L-lactate permease has product MNPFRPELYPLGSIWLSVLVALLPLLVIFLGLGVLKWKAHVAGLAAVATALATAALGFKMPVGLAALSATEGFVFGLFPIVWIVLMAIWFYQITVVSGRFEDLRATFNLISDDPRVTALLVAFCFGGLLEALAGFGAPVAITGVMLLAVGFPKIKAAIAVMVANTAPVAFGAVAIPIITAGKVSGIPYEEIGAIAGRQTAVLALVVPFVLLWIVDGVKGLKQVWPAALAIGGAFAAGKWITSNYISVELTDVIASLVGMAAGVILMRFWKPKGTAEAQERLAAESAAEGGNIVLDRSVDDHISGNRIAMALLPYILVVAVFSIANLVAPLKRALTSTDVVVNWPGLHGHVLNGAGKVHSSTVYTFQWLSGAGTLLLLVGILTAIIYKVSFADALKEFTSTAYKLRFTVLTIGSVVALAYVMNLSGQTTTIGTWIAGAGSAFAFLSPVLGWIGVAVTGSDTSANALFCGLQATVGHETGLNPTLLATANTTGGVAGKLVSPQNIAIVATAVGLVGKESLILRKTIGYSLGLLALICLMVGLQSTPILSWMLP; this is encoded by the coding sequence ATGAACCCATTTCGCCCCGAGCTCTACCCGCTGGGCAGCATCTGGCTGTCGGTGCTCGTCGCACTGCTGCCGCTCCTGGTGATCTTCCTCGGTCTCGGCGTGCTCAAGTGGAAGGCCCACGTGGCCGGCCTCGCAGCCGTCGCCACCGCGCTGGCCACCGCCGCGCTCGGCTTCAAGATGCCCGTCGGACTGGCCGCTCTCAGCGCCACCGAGGGCTTCGTCTTCGGCCTCTTCCCCATCGTCTGGATCGTCCTGATGGCCATCTGGTTCTACCAGATCACCGTCGTCAGCGGCCGTTTCGAGGACCTGCGCGCCACCTTCAACCTGATCAGTGACGACCCCCGCGTCACCGCACTGCTGGTGGCCTTCTGCTTCGGTGGCCTGCTGGAGGCGCTGGCCGGCTTCGGCGCCCCCGTCGCCATCACCGGCGTGATGCTGCTCGCCGTCGGCTTCCCCAAGATCAAGGCCGCCATCGCCGTCATGGTCGCCAACACCGCCCCCGTCGCCTTCGGCGCCGTCGCCATCCCGATCATCACGGCCGGCAAGGTCTCCGGCATCCCCTACGAGGAGATCGGCGCCATCGCCGGCCGACAGACCGCCGTCCTCGCCCTGGTCGTGCCCTTCGTGCTGCTGTGGATCGTCGACGGAGTCAAGGGCCTCAAGCAGGTCTGGCCCGCGGCCCTGGCCATCGGCGGCGCCTTCGCAGCCGGCAAGTGGATCACCTCCAACTACATCTCCGTCGAACTCACCGACGTGATCGCCTCCCTGGTCGGCATGGCCGCCGGTGTCATCCTGATGCGCTTCTGGAAGCCCAAGGGCACCGCAGAGGCCCAGGAGCGGCTGGCCGCCGAGAGCGCGGCAGAGGGTGGCAACATCGTGCTGGACCGCAGCGTCGACGACCACATCTCCGGCAACCGGATCGCCATGGCGCTGCTGCCCTACATCCTGGTGGTGGCGGTCTTCTCCATCGCCAACCTCGTCGCCCCGCTCAAGCGGGCCCTGACCAGCACCGACGTCGTCGTGAACTGGCCCGGTCTGCACGGCCACGTGCTCAATGGCGCCGGCAAGGTACACAGCTCGACGGTCTACACCTTCCAGTGGCTCTCCGGCGCCGGCACCCTGCTGCTGCTGGTCGGCATCCTGACCGCCATCATCTACAAGGTCTCCTTCGCCGACGCGCTCAAGGAGTTCACCAGCACCGCGTACAAGCTGCGCTTCACCGTGCTGACCATCGGCTCGGTCGTCGCCCTGGCCTATGTGATGAACCTGTCCGGCCAGACCACCACCATCGGCACCTGGATTGCCGGCGCGGGCTCTGCCTTCGCCTTCCTCTCCCCGGTGCTCGGCTGGATCGGCGTCGCGGTCACCGGCTCGGACACATCCGCCAATGCCCTGTTCTGCGGCCTGCAGGCCACCGTCGGTCACGAGACCGGCCTCAACCCGACCCTGCTGGCCACGGCCAACACCACCGGCGGCGTCGCCGGCAAGCTGGTCAGCCCGCAGAACATCGCCATCGTCGCCACAGCCGTCGGACTGGTGGGCAAGGAGTCGCTGATCCTGCGAAAGACCATCGGCTACTCCCTGGGCCTGCTCGCCCTGATCTGCCTGATGGTGGGCCTGCAGTCCACCCCGATCCTGTCCTGGATGCTCCCGTGA
- a CDS encoding (Fe-S)-binding protein: protein MSPTLPGQGKRVALFATCINDAMFPETPKAVVTVLERLGCTVEFPKAQTCCGQMSTNSGYFDESVPLVRNYVKAFEGYDYIIAPSGSCTGAVREQHPMLARHAKDSGLVKAAEDAASRTYDFTELLVDVLGVTDVGAYFPHRVTYHPTCHSVRVTKVGDKPYQLLSKVRGLQLVELPDADRCCGFGGTFSLKNPDVSVAMATDKARNVASTGAEYLVAGDNSCLLNISGVLNRGNAGIKPIHLAEILASTDASLTGATR from the coding sequence ATGAGTCCCACCCTCCCCGGACAGGGCAAGCGCGTCGCCCTGTTCGCCACCTGCATCAACGACGCGATGTTCCCCGAGACACCCAAGGCCGTCGTCACCGTGCTGGAGCGGCTGGGCTGCACCGTCGAGTTCCCCAAGGCCCAGACCTGCTGCGGCCAGATGAGCACCAACTCCGGCTACTTCGACGAGTCGGTCCCGCTGGTGCGCAACTACGTCAAGGCCTTCGAGGGTTACGACTACATCATCGCGCCGTCCGGATCCTGCACTGGTGCGGTGCGCGAGCAGCACCCGATGCTCGCCCGTCACGCCAAGGACTCCGGCCTGGTCAAGGCCGCCGAGGACGCCGCCAGCCGCACCTACGACTTCACCGAACTGCTGGTCGACGTGCTCGGTGTCACCGACGTCGGTGCCTACTTCCCGCACCGTGTCACCTACCACCCCACCTGCCACTCGGTGCGCGTCACCAAGGTGGGCGACAAGCCCTACCAGCTGCTCAGCAAGGTCCGTGGACTGCAGCTGGTCGAGCTGCCCGACGCCGACCGCTGCTGCGGCTTCGGCGGCACCTTCAGCCTGAAGAACCCCGACGTCAGCGTGGCCATGGCCACTGACAAGGCACGCAATGTCGCCAGCACCGGCGCCGAATACCTGGTGGCCGGCGACAACTCCTGCCTGCTGAACATCTCCGGCGTCCTCAACCGGGGCAATGCGGGCATCAAGCCGATCCACCTGGCCGAGATCCTGGCCAGCACCGACGCCAGCCTGACGGGAGCCACACGATGA
- a CDS encoding LutB/LldF family L-lactate oxidation iron-sulfur protein yields the protein MTNETGEIRSTQRTQLNLVTKNNHGTARLTPAPPQGELVDSPLFPDAAKRELANPVQRKNLHHAMSTIRAKRTRVTAELENWEELRSAGEAIKNRVGRHLDDYLVQLEENLTKAGTTVHWARDAKEANEIIVGLVKGKLGPEDLPEVVKVKSMVTQEIDMNEALEANGVAAWETDLAELIVQMGHDRPSHILVPAIHRNRSEVREIFLEEMGNYGKAAPEDLDTEPKNLAAASRAHLREKFMRAHVAISGANFAVAETGTLCVVESEGNGRMCLTLADTLISVVGIEKIVPTFADLEVFLQLLPRSSTAERMNPYTSLWTGPREGDGPQEMHVVLIDNGRTDVLADEVGREALRCIRCSACINVCPVYEKVGGHAYGSVYPGPIGAVLTPQLRSMKNPVDRSLPFASSLCGACNDVCPVKIPLMELLIHERHKAVEAKKQRKSYNVHFEPIAMKATSVMFGNGKLWGAALGAETKVGGKVLGRFFDHIGPIPGPLNRWTGARDVPMVPTQSFRAWWDEREKNNGNKAKGDQK from the coding sequence ATGACCAACGAGACCGGAGAGATCCGCTCCACCCAGAGGACCCAGCTCAACCTGGTGACCAAGAACAACCATGGGACCGCCCGCCTCACCCCGGCCCCGCCGCAGGGCGAACTGGTGGACTCGCCGCTGTTCCCCGACGCGGCCAAGCGCGAGCTTGCCAACCCGGTGCAGCGCAAGAACCTGCACCACGCGATGAGCACCATCCGCGCCAAGCGCACCCGCGTCACCGCCGAGCTGGAGAACTGGGAAGAGCTGCGCTCGGCCGGCGAGGCGATCAAGAATCGCGTCGGCCGACACCTCGACGACTACCTCGTCCAGCTGGAGGAGAACCTCACCAAGGCCGGCACCACCGTCCACTGGGCCCGCGACGCCAAGGAGGCCAACGAGATCATCGTCGGCCTGGTCAAGGGCAAGCTCGGCCCCGAGGACCTGCCCGAGGTCGTCAAGGTGAAGAGCATGGTCACCCAGGAGATCGACATGAACGAGGCCCTCGAGGCCAACGGTGTCGCCGCCTGGGAGACCGACCTGGCCGAGCTGATCGTGCAGATGGGCCACGACCGCCCGTCGCACATCCTCGTGCCGGCCATCCACCGCAACCGGTCCGAGGTGCGCGAGATCTTCCTGGAGGAGATGGGCAACTACGGCAAGGCCGCACCCGAGGACCTCGACACCGAGCCGAAGAACCTCGCCGCGGCCAGCCGTGCACACCTGCGTGAGAAGTTCATGCGCGCCCACGTCGCCATCTCGGGTGCCAACTTCGCCGTCGCCGAGACCGGCACGCTGTGCGTGGTGGAGAGCGAGGGCAATGGCCGCATGTGCCTGACCCTGGCCGACACCCTGATCAGCGTCGTGGGCATCGAGAAGATCGTCCCGACCTTCGCCGACCTCGAGGTCTTCCTGCAGCTGCTGCCGCGCAGCTCCACCGCCGAGCGGATGAACCCCTACACCTCGCTGTGGACCGGCCCGCGCGAAGGCGACGGCCCGCAGGAGATGCACGTCGTCCTGATCGACAACGGCCGCACCGACGTGCTCGCCGACGAGGTGGGCCGCGAGGCGCTGCGCTGCATCCGCTGCAGTGCCTGCATCAATGTCTGCCCGGTCTACGAGAAGGTCGGCGGCCACGCCTACGGCTCGGTCTACCCGGGCCCGATCGGCGCCGTGCTCACCCCGCAGCTGCGCAGCATGAAGAATCCGGTGGACCGCTCGCTGCCCTTCGCGTCCAGCCTGTGCGGCGCGTGCAATGACGTCTGCCCGGTGAAGATCCCGCTGATGGAGCTGCTCATCCACGAGCGCCACAAGGCGGTTGAGGCGAAGAAGCAGCGCAAGAGCTACAACGTGCACTTCGAGCCGATCGCCATGAAGGCCACCAGCGTCATGTTCGGCAACGGCAAGCTGTGGGGCGCTGCCCTGGGTGCGGAGACCAAGGTCGGGGGCAAGGTGCTCGGCAGGTTCTTCGACCACATCGGACCCATCCCCGGGCCGCTGAACCGCTGGACCGGCGCGCGCGACGTGCCGATGGTTCCCACGCAGAGCTTCCGCGCCTGGTGGGACGAACGTGAGAAGAACAACGGCAACAAGGCCAAGGGAGACCAGAAGTGA
- a CDS encoding LutC/YkgG family protein, with the protein MNAKDEILQRVRKALADVKETDPALDVPVAWRYEQPTAMDDVIGRFVERVEDYKATVVRVGGSEAEIAQAVVDGLTSIEAKDAILPVGLPAAWRSAVEAAGITILSDEPQLTNDQLNAAGAVVTAARVGAAESGTIMLDHADDQGRRALSLVPDAHICVVRTDQVVSDIPEAVGRLQDSVKQQQPITWISGPSATSDIELSRVEGVHGPRTLYVVVAG; encoded by the coding sequence GTGAACGCGAAGGACGAGATCCTCCAGCGGGTGCGCAAGGCACTCGCCGACGTCAAGGAGACCGACCCGGCCCTCGACGTCCCCGTGGCCTGGCGCTATGAGCAGCCCACCGCCATGGACGACGTGATCGGCCGTTTCGTCGAGCGCGTCGAGGACTACAAGGCCACCGTCGTGCGCGTCGGCGGCTCCGAGGCGGAGATCGCCCAGGCCGTCGTCGACGGACTGACATCGATCGAGGCGAAGGACGCCATCCTGCCCGTCGGCCTCCCGGCCGCGTGGCGCAGCGCCGTCGAGGCGGCCGGCATCACGATCCTGTCGGACGAGCCGCAGCTGACCAATGACCAGCTCAACGCCGCCGGAGCTGTCGTCACCGCGGCACGCGTCGGGGCCGCCGAGTCCGGCACGATCATGCTCGACCACGCCGACGACCAGGGCCGTCGTGCCCTGAGCCTGGTGCCGGACGCGCACATATGCGTGGTGCGCACCGATCAGGTGGTCTCGGACATCCCCGAGGCCGTCGGACGCCTGCAGGACTCGGTCAAGCAGCAGCAGCCGATCACCTGGATCAGCGGCCCCTCGGCCACCAGCGACATCGAATTGAGCCGCGTGGAGGGCGTGCACGGACCACGGACCCTCTACGTCGTGGTTGCCGGCTGA
- a CDS encoding LPXTG cell wall anchor domain-containing protein, which produces MLQADDEAPAKNVPAGKAPETSTPKIEQAPQRSVSSRMLPNTGNDLTVGGLVAGLRLVVAGATTLVIGRKRK; this is translated from the coding sequence ATGCTGCAGGCCGACGACGAGGCTCCGGCCAAGAATGTCCCCGCAGGCAAGGCTCCCGAGACATCCACGCCGAAGATCGAGCAGGCTCCCCAGCGTTCCGTGAGCTCGCGGATGCTGCCCAACACGGGCAATGACCTGACCGTCGGTGGGCTGGTGGCCGGCCTCAGGCTGGTCGTCGCCGGTGCAACCACCTTGGTGATCGGCCGCAAGCGCAAGTGA